Part of the Zingiber officinale cultivar Zhangliang chromosome 8A, Zo_v1.1, whole genome shotgun sequence genome, TTAATGTTGTCGCCGTTAATTCAATTGCAAGGTTTCCGTTATTAATTTGGAAAGGTTCTGCGTAGCCGGGTGTAGTTGGggatagggatgtaaatgagtaGAGTCGAGTTTAGTTTTGagatgtttaaatttatttaataagataattaAGTCGAGTTAAGCTGAGCTTAAAATGATTGTTtaagtttgatttgatttatttttttatgagtttATGTTAATTTGAAGTTTGACTTGAgattggttcgtttagatattatcgaactctcaattaaacttgacttgagtttggttcaaacTTCAATTCTTTTAGATGTTACATAGCTCTgaattcaagtttatttgattatttgaaatttttagttatttaattgattattgaatttgataatttaaatttatttattttattttttatttatttaacatattaataagaattttattaatgaatattgtTCGTAAACATTGTTCATAAACGTTAACATGTTGAACATATATAtatgttcaagtttatttatttagtttaacaaactgttcaaatttatttatttaattgatcttgtgaacaaacataaataaactttAGCAAATCGAATACTAAATTTGTTCACAAacacttgattcatttacaaAAACGCGTAACACAAAATTTTTTGAAGTCTGGTCTAGGTATTTAAGAATATAAATGaattaacaaatgatttttttttaagccTTTGACTGTGAACATTCCCAATTTATTTTAATGAaacttttttaataatttttttatagaaCTAAACTAAACATTCCTAAAATTAATCAACATGAGCTACCTAATGCCAACTAAAAGGTATGTAaagtaaagtaaaataaaataaaagaaggcTCAATTTAGCTTGGATGGATAGATTAGGATGATCTAGCCATTAGGAAGAATTGGATTAATTTAAACCAATCATAAATATCTACAATgtaatgtttttatttttttagcagaataaaatatattaaggtatgatatttttttaaaaaaaaagttaatacaAAGATATTTAAATATGACAAATATATTATatgatcaaatttaaataattttaatatcatTAGTGATATTGTCATAAAGGTTAATAAAGAAAGAAATTCAtataattaatcaaaataattgaGACAAACACAATTTACATGGATATTCTAAAAAcacaatttaatcaaaataatttgAATATCATTGGTGATATTGTCATAAAGGttaataaagaaagaaattttacaTGCTCTAAAAACTGTCAATCCCTAGGGATTTGAAGGAAAGACACAAGGATATTACATGGATAGTACTAAATACCTAAAGCAAAAACTCTGCATCGGTCAGTTCAAACACCTTATGAACGCCTTTAGGCTTTGCCCCAGGCTTCAATTGGTTGCCCTCAATATACCTGCATCCAATTTTCTTATTTAAACCCTACTTAAATCATGGTATTAGTGCCTATTGTTGGAATGCAGACTGCTTAAAGAAACTTACAGTTCTTTCAAGAAAGGGTGCTTGTATAATCCGTCTGGGATTCCCCCAGTAAATGCATTATGATCCAGGTACCTGAGAAGATTTTCATATGGACCAAAGAGCAAGATTTACTCTAATCAGAAAACAAAACAATATCGAGCTACTTAGGATTGGGCATCTAGGTAGGGAACTCACAAATAAGTCAATCTCGGAATTTGAACAAGCTTCCGGGTCACTGGCCCAGTcattttgttgtttgacaaatACCTGTGACAtttatgcaaaaataaatatccaCATCGTTTAAGGAAATTGTAAGCATGAACTCGTGATCGAGCACGCACAGAATTTCCAAGTTGTTCATGTTGGCAAGCTGATCAGGCAAACTGCCGGTCATTTGATTATCATTCAAATACCTACATATCAGACACAATGGCATATTTATCACTGAATGCATATTATGATGGAAGTAAGATATCCACGTACAAGTTACGAAGCGAAGGAAAGACATCTCCATCGCGTATAAGGTCATTTAAGGTCCCTGATAAGTGATTGTTACCTACATCACTGGTAAGAGATCCAACTATTAATGTTCTCCATTTATTCACCACCGTACTATAGAAAGAAAAACTGAGAAGTTTCAGCATCCAATGAAGTAGAAAGCCGAGTCACCGGATTAGTATTTTGAAGGGTAATCAATATGCAAGAAAATGCATGTGTATGCGCACACAGCATGATGCGTATGCAAGAAGACAAGAATATGCAATTAACACAGTAATGCAGGCACAACTGTATAGAGAGAAAGATAGCGAGCAGTACAGATGCTGTAGATTCTTTAGGTTCCCCAACTCAGGAGGAACTTCTCCAGAAAGGCGGTTCTCTTGAAGATACAGATACCTTAGCTCTGGAAGATTAGCAAGCTCCACAGGAATTTCACCTTTAAGATTGTTGAAGTTCAAGTACCTGTGCAGTTTTCAGTAAATCAGCATGGACAAATAAAATCTACATGAGAGAAAAACAAATTGTCCTTGAACTTACAAATGAGTCAGTTTCTTCAGTTGACCAATTTCAGGAGGAATGCCATCTTGCAGCTTATTCCATCTTAGATTCCTAAAGCACAATAGAAAACATGGAAACAGAACTATAATTATATTAACTATCCATCAAATGAGTTTGCAGGATGCAAAGTATAAAATATGTAAAAGCCAAGTTGTTTAGATAGGTCTTGTTTTCACAAGAAAATAACAGTCACCAGAATtcagtttaataataaaattaaaagaagaccTAACATCAGTCAGGCAGCTGTTATATCTGTATTAAATGTGACAACTATCCCAGATGATTAATATTCAAATAGTCTGATTTGTATTTAGGCAAAACATAATGGTCATACTATCCATCactaaatgaaaaatctaaatctcattctcataattatataaaaatagaTTAGAGGGACAATTTTTTGGCATATCCTTGAGATGTGAGAAATTATCATGCTCATTGCTAGCAACTACAAAACATTAATCATTACATTCTCTTCATACAGAATACAAGTTTACTCAATTTACTGACAacatacaattttttttaacctaggcattatgcatcacttagacaaCTGGATCCAACCAAACCCCTCACCCATTCTAGTCCAACCTAATTATTTTTGTACTTGAGTCTTTCCATACTTTCATCCTCTCAGAACAATCATTTCTAAAATAGGTAAATGAAAACAATCCAGTATGTGCCAACTAACAAAATCACTAGCAAAGAAATGAAAAACTTCATACTGATAGCACAAGGTTCTAAGGCATATTCAAGAAGGGGCAACTGACAATATTTTCTTGCAGAAGCTAAGTTGTAGATAAGAACTTGCCATCAAAAGTATACTAGTAGTCCCTCACATTCAACATCACTATCCTGAGTGGCAACTATAAGCATGGTGATTTATTCCACTTCAGATGTAAAGGATAAACGTGATATTTCAGTAAGTGTTAGAGAAGTACATTTTTTCAgagaaaaataaatactaaattgcATAAACCTGAAAGTTGCAGATGCAATAGTAACACTAAGTGGTGAACTCTGCAAAATCACCATGCTTATTTATTCTTCCTCATTGTGCATGGTAAGATTGCATAACATTCAATTAATAACtaatatatttagaaaaaaaagatagacaaaataatacttaaaatgttagtttgaTAGGTATAATAGTTTCTCAGGCTTTCTTCAAATAAAATTCAGTAACCTATGTTCATGGTGTTAAGAATTGGACTATTTGTCCGACATTTAAATGCCAACTTGATCCTTGGCTCTAGAAAAGGCATCTATCACTATACAAGTTAATAGAATAGGTTAAAAATAGTATCTAAGGCCTGTGAATTAtatcttataaaagaaaataacagAGCAAATTTACATAGAAGACATATACTAAAACGCAAAAGCAATGGTGGAGAAATCACTGAAGATTCTCACAATATCTTCAGGTGTCTCAGCTGCCCAATTTGTGGGGGTATAGGCCCAGTCAACTTGTTATTGTGAAGGTCCCTGTCATTGCATaaccaaattttaaaatagttttttattccaaaatgaagcacttgcctatGCATGAAATTGCACTTTAACAAGTTTAAATTTCTGAATAACTGAAGATGCAATTAATTGACCATGTTATCACCCATGACTAGTTGTAAACTAAACAAAATTTCTTATGATTTAAGATAACAGATGTGTAATCTTTCATTTATCATAAAGCATGATGGGATAAAGAACAAGTTTAAATATTTCTATGAAGGCAGTTGAGGGTACTAACAGTCTTGTAAGATCCAGGAGATTTGTGACAGCAATGGGAAAAGAACCAACAATTGCATAAACTTCCCTGCAAGGATAAAGGAATGAACTTCAACATAAGATAATGAAGTAGCATACTAACAATCTTGCCTATATTCTAACTTCATTACAAATTTCAGTTTCATGATCGACTTTTCTCAGGAAATTCAAAATGTCAAAACTCTTTAAGAAAATAGTTGTCAAACTACTATCCATCCTTGAAATTGTGCTAGTAGTTTCATTATAATTGGAGAGAAAAACTGAGTTTCCTTCTGAAAATAGGTAGCATTATGAATTCTCAAGCAACAAATTTAAGAGCAAACCATATTTCAAAGTAACAGGAATTTGCTTGACTGTCTTTTCACCAAATTTATAATGAGAAAAAGTTAATTGTATAAATACAATGTCTGAAATTCGTTATCTTAATGGATAAATTTTTTCATTGATTTAACGTTGTTCACATGTGTTATCTTAATGGATATATTGTAAATTGTAGTTACAAACAAGATAGTTGCTTCATTATAATTGGAGAGAAAAACTGAGTTTCCTTCTGAAAATAGGTAGATATTATGAATCTCAAGCAACAAATTTATGAGCAAACCATATTTCAAAGTAACAGGAGTTTGCTTGACTGTCTTTCCACCAAGTTCATAATGGGAAAAAATTAATTGTATAAAAACAATGTCTGAAATTCGTGATATTAATGGATAAATTTGTTATCATGTGCTAGATAAATATATATTGTAAATTGTAGTTACAAACAAGATAGTTGCCTCATTTTGTCAACATTTTCAACAATTTCTTCAACAAAGTACTATAGGCATGTTGGTGTGAATGAGGATGAACTTCTTTAGCATATACAGATGTATAGATACTTCAGAATTATAATGAATGGAAGCATGAAAGTTAGTATATAGCTAACTATTAGATATTTCTTACAGACTCGGAGCAATTTCTGTGAATAGGTTGCACAAGAAAACAATGCATATGACACAAAAAGGGCTAGTATAAAACTTTCACACATTGTTTAGTACATTATAGAGTTCCTATGTTTCCATCGAATACCACTTATGCACAATTTACCATGAAGAATACAATGCTTTATGAAGAGTATTTTCAGAGCTCTCACTGATGTTCTATACgtattttaaaattgaattgGAGCAAGGTTATAGAGCCTATAGGCATTTAATAGTACTTGTTGTCTATGTTCAATCAGACCAGCTAGAGGCATTGAATAGAATTATCACCACAAGTAAATAACATATTACTATATTAGATAAAAAAACATGACAGAACATGTGTACTTTCAAATGATCACCTTCTGGGTTAATGCATCCTATTATGCCACTACGATCTCAAACTACTAATTTTTATGTTTTATAAATCTACCACCACTAGTTTCACCACTAGGGAAATTTCTTCACTATAATTTGAGCATATCTTAAAAAAACCAGTAGATTTATGAACACACATAGCAGAAAATCTATACTTTTGCATTTAGTACACAAATCCTGCCAATACAGATTAGACTGTAAAAACTAGAATCAAGGACATATAATAGCTGAGAATCTATATTTTGCAACCCTGCACAGTTTTATATTCAGgtaactttatgaaaaatatttcTGGGCATCATATTCCATGAGTTAGTGACAACTAGAGAGATTCAACAAAATGTAATaagtgataaaaaaatatattttgggTATCATATTACATGGGTTATCAAAAACTAGAGATGTACAAAAAATGTAATAAGGGATAATTTTGTTGGATGTAACAGCTATCAAACAAGCCAGAACAATGTATAATTCCAAGCAAGTGCACTATTGAAAAATTAATCGTAATCCCATCTAATCCACTTTATATAGTATGAATGAAAATTTATTTACTTCTGAAACAGAAActcaaaataaaatcaaattatggAAGAAATGTGATGCCaaaagataaatttaaaaatcccTTAGAGGACAAGTTCATATACGTTGCTACTGATGCAACAAATTTAGCATCCAAGAAAGGAAGTGGAAAAGTTGGAAGTTAGTACATTTGCAACAAAATAGTCTTTAAAGAAGAGAGGATAGGTATTTGACATACAATTCAGTCACAACTCTATAATCTCCTTGTTGTGAGCATGTGACCCCTGACCATGGGGGTAAGTTACCATCACCACATGGGTCTTCTCCAATCCACACATAAACCACTCTCCAACCAAGAGATGCCTTAATTTCATTTAATGCTTTTactgcaagaaaaaaaaaaactagcttCGTTATGGAAGGTGTCAAGAATCTTCCATCTATGAATTAAAATGAACTGGCCCATGTTCTAATCTTatacaaaataaagttaaaaaaaataaaacaaagttgTTAGCATAAGAATGAACTGCCAATACTAAGCGAAGCTGTTTCACAAACCATGCACTCATGTAAAAGTTTCGGAAAAGATGTACATGATATTACCTGGTGGCCTTACTCTTTAGCTTTAGTTGAAGATTCTAAAGTAGGAGCATACTCAACAATGTCAATCTTGTCGGGTTTGGTAAGATTGAGTTGCATGTTCTGTAGTTTAGGTTGAATAGTAAATGTTAGTGGGTGGGTGCACATGACAATGGCCTAGCGTGGCTTAATCAACCCAATGAGAAACTATAGGTGATAAAATCCTATCAAAAAAGGATTTTTGAATTGTTTTTTCTTTGGTGGTGGTCACTAGAGAGTTGAGCAAAACTTTTTCACCTCAAAAAGCATGACAAACCTACAACAAGGCCTTAAGCTGTATGCAAAATCTATTGCAAGTTAGAGAACTTGCATAAGAGTTTCTCTTCTTGAGAGTGCTTTTGGCATGAAGGAAGCACAGGACTTTGTTTATTTTCTAAATAGGTGTTGAGAGAAGTCCGGTGAGGATGGAGATGTGTTCGTTTTATAGGGAGAGACTTGTCCATGTGCCTTTTACATATGTGTTAAGTGTATTGCTTCTAACACGAGAGGAGATCCCACTATGTAGCTTTATAGAAGGTTGATCTTTTGTTCCCTAGTGGTACAATCTTCACTCAAGAAGCATACTTTGGTACAATTGACTCAAGCATCTACCTCAATAGAGTTGATTCCTTGATGTTGATATCAACAACAGGTGCTTGATGCCGATATCATTTACCACTAACTTGTGATCAAAAGGACGTCCAAATTTCAATCCAAGAATGGGCTAAACTGTATCGTTCCAATTTTAAACTGAGCCCCCGCGggctggatcaaccggttaaggcatggcatccttgcacaatgagtcgtagggtcgaaggtccacggacgcgcactggatgaataatctgggtcggctgtgttaaattccggagacaccacgctttacccgggccagcattcaccgctgatttacctcctcctaggatccctatggggccaggcctagggggccgctgggcggcgggatcCGCCTTTTGCACAAAGAATGGGCTAAACTGTTGTCCTTGTAGATCTCAAGGTCACTTCCACGGTATGCCAATAAAGAAGGGTGGACTCTTTTCAACAAGCAAAAAATCAGTTGGCAATGACTTGAGAAGACAATAGATTGCCGGAGAGAGATACCTAGTCATAACAATAAGAAAACAATCGAAAGTTATCAATGAACAAACCAGAAGCCCAATCGACTTTCCTTCGCTCCCAAACTACGAAGAAAGGATATCTTGGTCTACGTCTCAAAACCTCGCTCCCAATGGAAAAATACACTCATTCATctctattaaaaataaaaaaattcacaagaaaaaaaaacactcgaatgcaagagaaaaaaaaaatgctgcTTTAAAGTTAAATTAGACGGTTCGGGGTGTCAAAGCGACTCGGATCTTGAAATGCAGCAGAAAGCAAAGAAATTTCAAAAAGTACCGTCTCTCTTCACGGTTCTGCATTGGCCGaggcaaaggagaagaaggaaagccGCGGCAGCCAAGGCAGAGGCGGAGAAGCCAGCCATCTGAGATCTTGATATCGGGGAAGACGAAGAGTAGACGGGAACGCAAGCGCTACGGCGTCACCAGGGGAAGAAGCTCCGTGTGCGTGTCGGCGCTACGGCGTCACCAGGGGAAGAAGCTCCGTGTGCGTGTCGGTGGTGCGAACGCACTcggctttcattttttttttttcttaaatcacCTCTCGATTTCAGAAATTTTCTTAATATACCCAAAATACAAACATCAAACTTCataaatttatttgtaatttttttataaccaaataaatttaaattcatgaaaaatatttttaagtttaaatacattatatatttatattcgaCTATTAATGGGCAAATAAAGGTATCATCCGCGACATCAAAAGAAATTGCTTTTATTTGAATATTATCTTAAAATTAGAAACCTACTGCAGCCATACAAAACTGTGAGTCTGTGACCACAAAAGCAGGCTTGAGATAAAGATAATACAACAATAttttataaaaacaaaataaaaaaaataagaattgtTTGTATATTTTGTTCTAAATGAATTTAACGTTCGTGAAATAAATTTGATGTAAAAGAATATTGAAGCTTTCGATCTCAGAGCCGACGTCAACAGCCATCTCCTTCAGCTGCCGCAAACCATTGCTTAAATCATCGAGCCCATCGTCTTGTTTTGCCTTCTGAATCTGCAGCAGACACAAGCTTATCAATCAAAAATCTAAAACTTTGTCGTATCCAAACTCATGAAATCGCAAAAACCTGGATTTTCTCCATTGCTGATGTGGCTCCAGAGCACTCTCGTGGATTCGATTGGCCCTTTCCGTTGGAAGACATTCCTAAATTTTCCCTTTGGATGTATCCTTCCTTGCTTTCTTTATTCTCTTACTCTGGCTCTTGCAATTACATTTAAGGAATTATCCTTTTAACCATCCTCTATCAAATTATATTTTAcccttatattaaaaaaaataacacttaatttcCCGTTGATCAAAGTTAAATGTGaacaaaattgtaaaaaataattatatcctTATGTTTTTGATAATactaagagaaaaaattatattgaattgatatgaaaaataattatatatgtcTTTGAGACCCGctctttaattatttattagttgAATCGATGGTGTACATAGGgagaaaattatatataaaaagataaaaaaatatagaagcaTTCAGTGATGATGTCTTTTGTCACTCGCTTGAATATATAGTTGATTTCAATTTGTCGAGGCACCCATTCTCGATGTCCTATAAAATAAATCTGGTCAGCTGAGAGTTGATTATCGGTATTGCCCTATTTGATTATCAAATCAATGATAACTAAGATATGAGACTCGTGTGCATGcataagaaaataaaagaattttcgcgtactaaaaaatatatatttttatctatatTCATGAAACCTTATATAATCATAGAtagaaatatatttaatttttaaatttatgaaaaagtaaagaaaataattattatacattaTATTCAAAGATTGTACAATTGGACgatgaaaatatatattttaaattatttaattttattttatttatataattaaatattaacttttataTA contains:
- the LOC122011914 gene encoding leucine-rich repeat receptor-like serine/threonine-protein kinase SKM1, which codes for MAGFSASALAAAAFLLLLCLGQCRTVKRDVKALNEIKASLGWRVVYVWIGEDPCGDGNLPPWSGVTCSQQGDYRVVTELEVYAIVGSFPIAVTNLLDLTRLDLHNNKLTGPIPPQIGQLRHLKILNLRWNKLQDGIPPEIGQLKKLTHLYLNFNNLKGEIPVELANLPELRYLYLQENRLSGEVPPELGNLKNLQHLDVGNNHLSGTLNDLIRDGDVFPSLRNLYLNDNQMTGSLPDQLANMNNLEILYLSNNKMTGPVTRKLVQIPRLTYLYLDHNAFTGGIPDGLYKHPFLKELYIEGNQLKPGAKPKGVHKVFELTDAEFLL